In the Anser cygnoides isolate HZ-2024a breed goose chromosome 27, Taihu_goose_T2T_genome, whole genome shotgun sequence genome, one interval contains:
- the SIRT6 gene encoding NAD-dependent protein deacylase sirtuin-6 isoform X2: MAVNYAAGLSPYSDKGKCGLPEIFDPPEELERKVRELADLIRSSSNVVFHTGAGISTASGIPDFRGPNGVWTMEEKGLSPKFDTTFENARPSKTHMALLGLQRVGILKFLVSQNVDGLHVRSGFPRDKLAELHGNMFVEECVKCGKQYVRDAVVGSMGLKPTGRLCSVTKARGLRACRGKLRDTILDWEDSLPDRDLTLADEACRKADLSVTLGTSLQIKPSGNLPLITKKRGGKLVIVNLQATKHDKQADLRIHAYVDDVMTKLMKHLGLEVPEWTGPVVVESAEPAEPQQLFKFEPEARGLLKEESFAQCNGTAGLCPDLGTALAEHGDSLKQECPSPDTGPPTTKKMKVEPLLT; the protein is encoded by the exons ATGGCGGTGAACTACGCGGCCGGGCTCTCGCCCTACTCGGATAAAGGCAAATGCGGCCTCCCCGAG ATCTTTGACCCACCGGAGGAGCTGGAGAGGAAGGTGCGCGAGCTGGCCGACTTGATACGGAGCTCCTCCAACGTGGTGTTCCACACCGGGGCCGGGATCAGCACCGCCTCGGGGATCCCCGACTTCAG GGGGCCCAATGGCGTCTGGACTATGGAAGAGAAGGGGCTCTCCCCAAAATTCGACACCACCTTTGAGAACGCCAGGCCCTCCAAGACTCACAtggcgctgctggggctgcagagggtCGGCATCCTGAAATTCCTGGTCAGCCAGAACGTGGACGGCCTTCACGTGCGCTCGGGATTCCCACG GGACAAGCTGGCCGAGCTCCACGGGAACATGTTTGTGGAGGAGTGCGTGAAATGCGGCAA GCAGTACGTGCGGGACGCCGTCGTGGGCAGCATGGGGCTGAAGCCAACGGGCAGGCTGTGCAGCGTCACCAAAGCCCGAGGGCTGCGGGCCTGCAG GGGGAAGTTACGAGACACTATTCTGGACTGGGAGGATTCCCTTCCTGACCGGGACCTCACGCTGGCGGACGAAGCCTGCAG GAAAGCTGATCTCTCTGTCACGCTGGGGACCTCTCTGCAGATCAAACCCAGTGGCAACCTCCCGCTAATCACgaagaagagaggagggaagCTCGTCATAGTCAACCTGCAAGCAACCAAGCAT GACAAACAGGCCGACCTGCGCATCCACGCCTACGTCGACGATGTCATGACGAAGCTGATGAAGCACCTGGGGCTCGAAGTCCCGGAGTGGACGGGGCCGGTGGTGGTGGAGAGCGCCGAGCCCGCCGAGCCCCAACAGCTCTTCAAATTTGAGCCTGAGGCTCGCGGGCTGCTCAAGGAGGAATCCTTCGCCCAGTGCAACGGCACGGCCGGGCTGTGCCCCGACCTCGGGACCGCGCTGGCGGAGCACGGTGACAGTCTGAAGCAGGAGTGTCCCAGCCCGGACACGGGGCCGCCGACGACGAAGAAGATGAAGGTGGAGCCTCTCCTCACCTGA
- the SIRT6 gene encoding NAD-dependent protein deacylase sirtuin-6 isoform X1 → MAVNYAAGLSPYSDKGKCGLPEIFDPPEELERKVRELADLIRSSSNVVFHTGAGISTASGIPDFRGPNGVWTMEEKGLSPKFDTTFENARPSKTHMALLGLQRVGILKFLVSQNVDGLHVRSGFPRDKLAELHGNMFVEECVKCGKQYVRDAVVGSMGLKPTGRLCSVTKARGLRACRGKLRDTILDWEDSLPDRDLTLADEACSPEAVPAGQRRPALHPESGRGKKTANPGRSVAFRLRSSSSPGWSRVEAAVWIKPSGNLPLITKKRGGKLVIVNLQATKHDKQADLRIHAYVDDVMTKLMKHLGLEVPEWTGPVVVESAEPAEPQQLFKFEPEARGLLKEESFAQCNGTAGLCPDLGTALAEHGDSLKQECPSPDTGPPTTKKMKVEPLLT, encoded by the exons ATGGCGGTGAACTACGCGGCCGGGCTCTCGCCCTACTCGGATAAAGGCAAATGCGGCCTCCCCGAG ATCTTTGACCCACCGGAGGAGCTGGAGAGGAAGGTGCGCGAGCTGGCCGACTTGATACGGAGCTCCTCCAACGTGGTGTTCCACACCGGGGCCGGGATCAGCACCGCCTCGGGGATCCCCGACTTCAG GGGGCCCAATGGCGTCTGGACTATGGAAGAGAAGGGGCTCTCCCCAAAATTCGACACCACCTTTGAGAACGCCAGGCCCTCCAAGACTCACAtggcgctgctggggctgcagagggtCGGCATCCTGAAATTCCTGGTCAGCCAGAACGTGGACGGCCTTCACGTGCGCTCGGGATTCCCACG GGACAAGCTGGCCGAGCTCCACGGGAACATGTTTGTGGAGGAGTGCGTGAAATGCGGCAA GCAGTACGTGCGGGACGCCGTCGTGGGCAGCATGGGGCTGAAGCCAACGGGCAGGCTGTGCAGCGTCACCAAAGCCCGAGGGCTGCGGGCCTGCAG GGGGAAGTTACGAGACACTATTCTGGACTGGGAGGATTCCCTTCCTGACCGGGACCTCACGCTGGCGGACGAAGCCTGCAG CCCTGAGGCTGTACCAGCAGGGCAGCGGCGCCCAGCTCTTCACCCAGAAAGTGGCCGAGGAAAAAAAACGGCAAATCCTGGCCGCAGCGTCGCTTTCCGGCTCAGGAGCTCGTCGAgtccaggctggagcagggtggAAGCAGCAGTCTGG ATCAAACCCAGTGGCAACCTCCCGCTAATCACgaagaagagaggagggaagCTCGTCATAGTCAACCTGCAAGCAACCAAGCAT GACAAACAGGCCGACCTGCGCATCCACGCCTACGTCGACGATGTCATGACGAAGCTGATGAAGCACCTGGGGCTCGAAGTCCCGGAGTGGACGGGGCCGGTGGTGGTGGAGAGCGCCGAGCCCGCCGAGCCCCAACAGCTCTTCAAATTTGAGCCTGAGGCTCGCGGGCTGCTCAAGGAGGAATCCTTCGCCCAGTGCAACGGCACGGCCGGGCTGTGCCCCGACCTCGGGACCGCGCTGGCGGAGCACGGTGACAGTCTGAAGCAGGAGTGTCCCAGCCCGGACACGGGGCCGCCGACGACGAAGAAGATGAAGGTGGAGCCTCTCCTCACCTGA
- the SIRT6 gene encoding NAD-dependent protein deacylase sirtuin-6 isoform X3 yields the protein MEEKGLSPKFDTTFENARPSKTHMALLGLQRVGILKFLVSQNVDGLHVRSGFPRDKLAELHGNMFVEECVKCGKQYVRDAVVGSMGLKPTGRLCSVTKARGLRACRGKLRDTILDWEDSLPDRDLTLADEACSPEAVPAGQRRPALHPESGRGKKTANPGRSVAFRLRSSSSPGWSRVEAAVWIKPSGNLPLITKKRGGKLVIVNLQATKHDKQADLRIHAYVDDVMTKLMKHLGLEVPEWTGPVVVESAEPAEPQQLFKFEPEARGLLKEESFAQCNGTAGLCPDLGTALAEHGDSLKQECPSPDTGPPTTKKMKVEPLLT from the exons ATGGAAGAGAAGGGGCTCTCCCCAAAATTCGACACCACCTTTGAGAACGCCAGGCCCTCCAAGACTCACAtggcgctgctggggctgcagagggtCGGCATCCTGAAATTCCTGGTCAGCCAGAACGTGGACGGCCTTCACGTGCGCTCGGGATTCCCACG GGACAAGCTGGCCGAGCTCCACGGGAACATGTTTGTGGAGGAGTGCGTGAAATGCGGCAA GCAGTACGTGCGGGACGCCGTCGTGGGCAGCATGGGGCTGAAGCCAACGGGCAGGCTGTGCAGCGTCACCAAAGCCCGAGGGCTGCGGGCCTGCAG GGGGAAGTTACGAGACACTATTCTGGACTGGGAGGATTCCCTTCCTGACCGGGACCTCACGCTGGCGGACGAAGCCTGCAG CCCTGAGGCTGTACCAGCAGGGCAGCGGCGCCCAGCTCTTCACCCAGAAAGTGGCCGAGGAAAAAAAACGGCAAATCCTGGCCGCAGCGTCGCTTTCCGGCTCAGGAGCTCGTCGAgtccaggctggagcagggtggAAGCAGCAGTCTGG ATCAAACCCAGTGGCAACCTCCCGCTAATCACgaagaagagaggagggaagCTCGTCATAGTCAACCTGCAAGCAACCAAGCAT GACAAACAGGCCGACCTGCGCATCCACGCCTACGTCGACGATGTCATGACGAAGCTGATGAAGCACCTGGGGCTCGAAGTCCCGGAGTGGACGGGGCCGGTGGTGGTGGAGAGCGCCGAGCCCGCCGAGCCCCAACAGCTCTTCAAATTTGAGCCTGAGGCTCGCGGGCTGCTCAAGGAGGAATCCTTCGCCCAGTGCAACGGCACGGCCGGGCTGTGCCCCGACCTCGGGACCGCGCTGGCGGAGCACGGTGACAGTCTGAAGCAGGAGTGTCCCAGCCCGGACACGGGGCCGCCGACGACGAAGAAGATGAAGGTGGAGCCTCTCCTCACCTGA